atatgtGCATCACATTGCGGCCATCTATTTGCGGCAAAAGCGCAagcgccaattagcttagcttagggCCTTAGCgcgtttaaaatgaaaataataatactgaaaCACACTCATTTTTTTGCTGCAATTGAGTAAAATCCCGGCGTCGCTCCTGTCTCAGTAAGTGAGCGTTGTTCACTGTGTTCGATGGTGACCGGGAGCCGGACCGCAGCTCTtcgggcgtggcctctgtgtttcctgGGAAGAcaggagctacactgggattttgctcgattgcaacaaaaagtgagtgtgtttcattataatgagtctttattggtcacacatacacatgcacagtgaaattgttttcttcacataccccagcatgttaggaagctggggtcagagtgcagggtcagccatgatagagcgccccctggagcagagagggttaagggccttgctcaaggacccaacagtggcagcttggcagtgctggggcttgaacccccgaccttcctatcagtaacccagagccttaaccaccacgCCTCCACTGCCCCACTTATTATGtcttttatcattattattttttgctaatATCCTaaactaagctaagctaattaaCTACCGCCGCAATGGCACTGCTTCTGCTAGCGATCACGAGTGGCTACGGATCACGTCCTCTCTTCTGTCTGCACTCCCGCTGGTAGTCGCCGCACCGAGTCGCTCCAGATTTGCATacagttaaacttttctcatcTTTCTCACGTCGCTGGACACGCCCGCATCTAATCTACGTCTAGACCAACGGTCGCCGTCGCTCATGTCGCCAGCTCTCGTTGAAAATGAACGTTCTCTGGTCGCTTTGTTGCAGgatttctccaggaccaggaaGAGGAACCTCGTTTCCACAGAAAATCCTTACTGCTGCTTTAAGACCCAGTGATGAAGTattagagagacacacagacgcTCGAACATCATCAGCGCTACAGCTGGAGGAGTAAAACAACCAACTGCATCATTACAAACACTTTGAAATGAATCGATCAAACTGcatgagattaaaaaaagaaaaaccaatgCTGATTAAAACAAGtgaatttaaaatatcatttaaacaacaacaacgtgatTAAAACAGTGCAGCGTTTATCACCGCGTTTAACATGAGTAATAAATACGCTCTGATCTCccagttgtttttgttattcctCGTTATTGTTCTACATGTTTCATTATGAGTGTTTAACCATTTCATCTAGGAATCTTTATTacttataataattaattataactGATAACACAGGATCTTTCTTTCACACAGATCCCCTTCAGAGAGCTGGAGCACAACTAACAACGTACAAACTGAATgaaagaacaaataaatgaatgacaaaCAAATGGGCACACCTTAtagaaaaggttccaagtaaaaaaaacaaccccctcAGGGGCTGTTTATTATTGTAGTGGAAGTTTTCATCGAAATATAATGACTACTTCCTGCACGTTCACGACAGTTCTGTGGAATTAGTGATAAATGATGAACGACAGGGCGCGGGGACGGATGTTAAAAGTGACTTGTGTTTGATTTAATCTGCAGTTTTTACTTCACATgcaatttttacaaaaaaaacaaacacaaacttgATCAGTAACACAATCACTCATCAATCACCTTTCATGAAaggtttaataatttatttcagaGTTCCTCACATTCCTCCAGCAGCCTCCTCAGCACTTCTCTCTCGCTCGTGTAGAATAAACATgaactgtaaaacaaaactctACTAAACTCTCAGATTTAACACGAACTACATTCTCTCAGTTTTATACACGGTGGAggaaaagtggaactgtttccCAACTCGTCCTTTTTCAGGACTTTTACAGGTTCTACAATTTCTTTACTTGgttatttttgttcttcttttgaGACTTTTTGTTAATATATTGCCAGTAAAGATATActaacacattatttatttcagacaGAAGGTTCCTCGCTGCTTCATCGGGCACCGCAGCGAGTCCGactccttgttttgttttgttctgatcGAGTTTATCGTCCACTGATCCTCCCGTCCCGAAGCCCGGCTCGTGGAAGCGATGGCCTCGCTTTCGCCGTCCTGAAGTACAAATAAAGTCTAAAACACATGCACGTGTACAACCACAAGTCTGAGAACCTGCTAACGCGCCTGTAGAGTCCGAGACGAGGAGACGGCGTCGAAGCACGGTCGCAGGAAGAGTCCGTTTTCTCCACGACTTTGTGCTACGAAGAGCATCGGACACGTGAAGGACCGCGATTCAAAAAGAaaagcgttaaaaaaaaaaaaagtaatcaggGATCAAACATGCACTCGTCTGCCTCTGATCACCGCATGGGAGGAGTCTGTAATGATTTCTGTTGAATATTTTAACGTTGGTGAttcagagggaaagagaaagcaCATCTATGTAGTGTCCTGAATCATGACAAACCTaaacaagtacaaaaaaaaaaatctccctcTGAACCGTGCACTCGTCTTTAATCCCACATTTAGATTAAACACACAGGAAAGGGGCGTGGCATGGCGTAGAGGCGGAGTTCAGGACTTTACATTAACAGCACGTAGCACAGCGGCGGAGAATCACAAACTCTCGCCAAGGGTCCGTCAGAACAAAGCGGTCCCGACGTCCAATCACGTGGAGCCGTGCAGGGAGGCGGAGTCTCGCTCTTCCTTATCCTCGTCGTCCATTTTGCGTCCGTGCTTCCTGAAATACTTGTACCTCTGTACGTAGAGTTTGACCAGGTTACTCACCTTCACCGGGTTGATCTCTCCTGTCCTGCTGTGACAGATCTGAAAAACACAAAGGCGTCTTTAGAGCACAAGTTTGCGCACCCTCATGGCTCAGACGAAGAGGatagtaaggaataaagcactgtaACTCCCACACAAacctggcactggagactccttccatgaattttaaataaacgcttCCTTACACATcaatttttgatttaaaaatccatttattattagcggAGCGTCTTGCCGTACAAGTcactgtgaacgagctgttgctatggaaacgataacgtattcgaaCAAGCGCGTTAATAATGAGTCTAGCCTCGTTCGCACCCTCTGTTTAGCTTCGGGATCCTCGCTGGTGGAAACAAAGTTCTGGGCTGTCGTCTTTTTACAGGATACTcaccatattttatatttcagcttcttggaattctgtgttttgtaTATAACAGAgccaataaatataaatatatcaatataaattAAGTGTAATACACATGACTCCTGAAATCTACCCTCTTTTCATTCCTGAGAGTTAATGGCCCACATACGAGAGGTCAGGAGACACAGTGAAATATAAACTGTCAACTGCGTGAGAGAACCCAGTGCGTTACAGAATACCTGGATTACATCTGTCCTTTATTACACACTAAAAAGCCTGGGAAAGAAAGACGGAAACCTGATCCCAGATCAGTCTTACATCATCAGGTGCTTTGTGAATGTAAGCACAGGGATTTACTTTTAGGCTTTAACCTGTTTCACCAGAGGGCAAACCAAGGTCATGGGCAGCTAAGTGCTACGGAACAGCTTTTCAGAGAGACGGAGTGTTTACCTTGTGCACAGCTTTCCTCAGGATGTCCTTGTACTCTTCTTTGTTGATGTCTTTGCGCTGGTAGTACGGCTTGATGGCCAACTTCACTTCCTCTACTGCCCTCTCCTGGGTGTGCAGCTTCTTCAAATACTGACAGGAAGAGATTCAGGGtcataaagtttcattttattattattattattattattactacaacaCATGGTTCtaatgctgttattattattattattagtagtagtagtatgattaTTAATCAGTCattgtaattgtttattatttagtattattactactaatgtttatttgttattgttaCAATTATACCCATTATTAATGATTGATtcttatttgatatttttattttatattgtttctattttttattattagcattattattgaTGACTGTTACCAAAATGATAATGATtatactactattattattattattattattattattattattattagcagagAAAAGAGGTAGTGATACCTTGTCAGGGTCTTTACTGTCTCCATCCCAGCCCATGTCACTGGCGCCCCCTGCTGCCCCGGACAGCCCCGTGGgcagtggaggaggtggagtCTGAGCACATCCACCACCTAATGAAAGTCCAGAGTGTAGGTGTGAAGGCGGGGTTTTGGTGCAGCCGACCAACGGGAGGGAGCCATGGAGAATGAATTGGGCGGGAGTTGGACCTGGGGGCGGAGCgtgtgatggaggaggaggaggaacttgtgagatggaggaggaagatgtAGAATGCGACTGGTTCTGGTTAGCCTGAGAGAGAATCTGTTTTACATATAAAACAAGACAGAGAGAATTAGCCAACACTGTAGATTAATATTATAACTGATATGAAAGAATTAACCAGTGAAATTGCagcaggaaagaaagagaaacacgGATCTCACCTGGCTTGTGGCCTGAATGAACTCCTGTGCTTTGGCTCGATTGGCGATGTTGGCTTCCTCCATCTTAAACAGGAGCGCCGTCACTGGAACAAGGCAGAGATTAAGAATTAGGCTTTCATAGGGAGAATGATAACATCCCTCACTATTCCGCATCATATTCGACGCTGCTCTCTGACCTCAGCGTCCTTACAATCtgagatatgtgaagaaaagtatTTTACACTACTGTACGTGTACTAGGCTGCCTTCACACTAGGCGTTTATCCTCAACCCCTTACGGGAACCGGCTGCATTCCACCTACTTTATAAAATGTGACGTCTAGTGCTAATTCAGCTCCCGACCAGTCAAGTCAAGAGTTGAGGAGCAACCGAGCAAAATAGACATGGATGACAATGCACCAGTGAAATGGGCGTCTTGTTTATGagcagaaataaacacatttcattGCTGGTATTCTAACGTTTATATAttcactgtatggccaaaagtatatgcacccctgaccatcacacaagCACTATATGTGTTTGGCGAACAGctcgttccagatttattccccatGTTTGCGCTCcgctcttctggaaaggctttccactagattttggggcgtggctgtggggatttgtgttcattcagctacaacagcgttagtgaggttgatgatgatgtgaggagactccagttcatCCGAAAGGTGATGAGtcagtgggattgaggtcagggttctatgcaggacactcgagttcttccaccttcttccaaccttcacacaccatgtcttcatggcgctcgctttgtgcactttgtgtcacactggaacaggtttagaactcttagttccagtgaaagggaaattgtaaagctacagcatacagaaacATTCTATATGAATGTtttcttccaactttgtggcacaagtctggggaagaaccacatatgggcaTGATGGTCGAGaatgcacaaacttttggcggTATAGTGTATAACTCTACAGTGAAGGCAAACAACCTCCTCATCACCAATGTTTATTTCATCTGCTGAGAACGATCAATCTAATCTAGAGAGCAACCTAGGCTAGTTAGTCAGTTGATGCTAGCGAGTTGTGTAAGattgctgctgttgttattgTGTGTGCATCGTGTGAGGGATATTGcttgatgattaaaaaaaaaaaagacaagggTGAAGGCTGTCTTTCTTATAGTCAAGGTTTCCATCTTCACTTCTGGAGGCACACTGCCCTACAAAGTTTCCCTAAACCCAAAACCTGACACTCTCCAGTGTAATGGACTGAGAAATGTTCTCAGCAGAAGGTAGAATGATAAAAATTTGAGAACCCTGCAGTATGCACAAACATTTAAAGAGTATAAAACTCACATGCTAATACGCCTCCAGCGGTGCAGTCCACGCCTGTCTGCAGACTCCAGGGCAAAGGTGGCACGGCAgagggtggaggaggagggggcgGAGGCTTACTGACCGTCGATGAAGACACGGAAGCTGAGGAGGACGAGGAAGGTTCGACAGACAGAGGAGGAATGGAATGAGCAAGAGAAACTGCAGCCAAGGCTGATGAAGTGGAGCAGGGTGGTGACGTCTTCTGGTCATCCAGTGGGAGGAGCTTGGAGACAGACTGTGAAATTCCATCTCCTCTTGAGGGTGGTGGGCTAGGGGGTGACTTTGCAGGCACAAGCAGGGTGGACTGGGACTGAACAGGGCACTCTTCTGAAAGGAAAGAAGGTTCAGGGGTCTTGCAGCTGCTGTCCACAGTCTGAGAATCTGGGGAAGATTCTCTAGTGTCTCGAGATGGGGGTAAAGACAATGGAGGAGTGTGTGGGGGTGAGGAAGATGGGGGAAGAACGCTGgtagatgaagatgatgatgatgaggaagaagaggatgaaGGTGTGGGCCCAGGATGTGTGGAGGGTGGACTTGATGGTTTTGGACCGATTCCACTTAAAGGCTGAATTTCTGAAGCTCCAGTCCAACCAGATCCCAAAGCGCTGCTGTTGGCACCTTTGGCGTTGGGCCCGTCAACTGCTAGACCCTTCTCCCGGGGCTTCTTTCCTGGCCTTCGTCTGCGCTTTGCTGCTGAGGATGATGTGGGCGAGGAAGCGGATGACGACGTGGAGGTGGTGGAGCTTGGTTTGGCTTTCTTTGACTTGAGTCCTGTCGTGTTAGTTGAGGACAGGGATGAAAGGGTATTCCGTTGCTTGCCAGTCTTGTTCAAATCTTTGACTCTACCAGGCAGGGAAAGCGGTTCTGAGCAGGGCTTCAGGAACGGAGATCGGCTTTCGTTGTCCCGACGGAAAACCACAGCTATAGACCCGCCCACCACTGAGGGTCCTGTTGTTCCACCAGGTCCAATGAGATCAATACCCATTTTACCACTGTTTCCCGTGGTGCTGCTTACTCCCTCCCGGACCAGCACTGAGACTTTAGACTGTAGTTTACCCTTCCTACTGCTTCCTCCCAGCTTCTTGGATCTTCCTGAGCGACCTGATTCTTTCTTGCTTGGTTTTTCTTTCCCGGTCTTCCGTACTCTTTTAGCAGAGGATGAAGAAGCAGTGAGAGGAAGGGAAGCAGTGTTGCCAGATGACGCAGAAAGAGGTGAGGACAGTGAGGGCAAAAGGCTTTTACTTTTGCTCGCTTTGGGTCTGTGAGAAGATGAGGAAGTGGACGACTCAGACTGGCCCAGTTTTTTGCTCCTAGATCGGGATTTCTTCTGATGGTGCCGGTTACTTTTTGGAGCTGTGGATTTAAGTTTGGGGCTTGGCAGAGGAGGTTCAGGGGGAGGAGGGAGCAGAGGAGAGTCCTCGAGTGAAGGGTAATCCGAGTCCAGTGCCTCTCCATCCAAAGATAGCATGTCAGGCTCGGGGTGGTCCGAGAGCCGGTCTGATTCATAGCCATGGTATCGGCGAGGGCTTAGAGAGGTGGGACGAGATCTGCTCCtccgctcctcctcctcctcctcctcatcagaGCGTCTCCTCCGTTTCCTCTTGCGCTTGCGGGCTTTGTCCGAGCCTTGCGTAGGACTCCGGGCTCGATCCTGGGCGTGGGAAGGAGAGGTAGGGATCAAGGTAGTGGTGGGTGTAGTGGTAACAGTGATGGTACGTTTGATTGCGAAAAGGTCCGAGCCGTTCAGGTCCTGAATAGACGGAGGTACGACAGGCCGTCCATCTCTTCTCCTGTCTCGCTCCCTTTCCcgccctctttctttctccctgtctcgTCTATCGCTgctttctcttctcctttttGCCTCCCCTCTCTCCCGGCTACTTGACCCCCTGTTTCCTTCGTCCCgatctctcttccttccttctctcatCCTGgagtctttatctctctctctttcccggTTATCTCTCCTCCTATCTCGGTATCGATCCCTTTCCCGGTCTCTGTCCCGATCTCGGTCACGGTCCCTCCCTCTGTGTAGGCCTTCCGAAGGGCTGGACAAGGACCTGCGGCTGTGTGCGTGTCGAGAGGTATTACGGGAGTGTGACGCCGGCTCGGGAGTGCTGTGTTGCGTGCTCTTCCTTGTTTGGCTATAACttctgctgctcctcctcctgtccttctctttttcttctcttctgctCCTCCTTTCATGATCCCTCTCCTTGTTCTCTCCACTCGCTCTTTCCGACTCCCCTTTGTCCTCTTTCCTCTTCTTGCGCTTCTCTTTTTCCTGGCCTTTCAGCTTGCGCCGGTCCCTCTCCTTGGAGCTTTTGGAAGATCTGCAACTCCTTACCTTCTCCGTGGTCTGGGGTTGGGACGCCGGCGGGGAGGGAGAAGGTATGGCTAGGACAGACGCAGGAGGCGGCGATATGGATGCTGAAGAAGGGCAAGACCTGAATCTCTGTTTTCGCCTGTTGGTGAGTTTCCTTCTCAGGTCTCCCATGCCAATAGGGGGCACCGGTTGGTGGTCCCATTCACCCTCTGCTCGAACCGATACAAATCCTTCACCGTCCAGGACTCGCAAGATCCTCTCAGGTTTGAGGCCTCCCCCTTGCAAGAATGAAGGACTCCCCGAGGACGGAAGCAGCACCTCCCTTCTTATCTCaatctctctttcccttctgCTCTCAGCGACACCCACAATCTCTCCTTCTTCTATTTCCGAGTGCTCAGAGTCATCCTCTTCTCTTCGGTCTTTTGCTCGCTGTCTCATGTGCTTGATCCTGTTCACCTGTGTGGCCGTGTGCTGAGACACCAACAGTCGCTCTACCGCCTCTGTCGAGTCCGGAGGTGGACCCTCGTCCTCGGGAGCTGTCTCCAGCTCCACCTCTTTAGTGTCCTTTATGTCGCATGCTATCCGTATGCTGTTGAACGAACTTTCTTCCTCTCCGTCTTGCTCCccatccatctctttctctgatGCTGGTGATCCGGTGGGTTCAAAGGGGTCGTACTTATCTCCTTCGTCTCCAGCTGCTATGCCTGGTAAACCCTCTCCCTCTGTTGGTTGAAAGGGGTCATATATTTCCGTGTCCAAGCCCTCTCTCTGGTCATCGTCGTAAAGACGGGGTGATGAGGACAGACGATGTAAAGGAGCCGAAGGAGGTGCAGAGAGCAATGACTGAGCCAGAGATGATGAGGTTGATGACACACCGTCCCCTCCTGCTTTGTTCCCGACCCGATTGTTCCCAGCATGGCTGCCTTCCTCGTCCTCGCGATATCCCGTTCCCATTCTTCTAGGAGAGGTTGAGCAAGAAGAGGGGGAAGAGGGAGCAGATGAAGGTGAGGACGGAGATGTAGAGGGTGAAGAAGGGAGAGGGCTTTTTGAGGTCTCAGCCGCCCTCTGAGAGGTGCAGAGAGGAGATGGCCTGGGCATCTGTGCCACAGTTGTACGGAGCGCCGTATAAAACACTCCTCTAACCAGAAGGATGTAAGAAGGAGCTCTCAGTCAAGCCTAAGAGATGAACACACAAAACTTTAAATCACTCCAGCAGGGCACATCAAAGGAGAAATTATACATAAATTAGGTGACATACGGATTTACCTGCCCTTCTTCCAGCAGCAAAGCCTGGTTTACTCTCAGTGCTGATGCAGGCTTCACATCAAAGAGACTTGGAAAGGACAAAAATCAGAAATCAATCCCAGAATTCactttaaattaaatcaaatcaaatcacacTATAAGAGGGAAGAATTCAAGTGACAGAAAAAGAatggctggtgagggaaggactgtttataaagtgagaacaggaaataactCATTTCACCGacattccacaacgttaaatgtaactgtgaGTGGATGAAAAGTATGACGAGTCGTTTGTtaacaaatcaaacattttttagcaaattgctgtggtataagaggaataaaacacttaaggaTGCACTGTCCTCAGAGTATCGCAGGTCTTTGGCGTCTATCTCAGCCAGACTAATCACTGTGATaagtactgtagtgtagtgcagcTGTAACTAAACTCACATTGTTTACACCCTGATCACGTGATCACAGTTCTTATAAACATTAacactagggatgcaccgaaatgaaaattcttggccgaagccgaaaccgaatataatgaaaaacttggctgaAAGTGAAaccgaacatgttttttttttcgcgttttttccatttattttgccattttttcaccattgcaaaaattaaatagtcaaaatgtgctttttactattttgtcttgcttttcaaagaaaaaaatcaattacaaaaactacaatttcaaaatatttatttaacactgaacatttttttttcattccagcaggcataggctaccaacaaggcacaatataactttaaataaataaatgagtaaaataaaaatattttgatgtggttatctttgagccccttgaatagccgatgttaggcctataactgactgctgaaagaatggaacactctgtagcctacaactaaaaagtgcattaaaaagtacattgacaagagtgcagaaaatggttctattgggttctatagggctgattatattggggatatatgccc
This genomic interval from Ictalurus furcatus strain D&B chromosome 2, Billie_1.0, whole genome shotgun sequence contains the following:
- the scaf1 gene encoding splicing factor, arginine/serine-rich 19: MPRPSPLCTSQRAAETSKSPLPSSPSTSPSSPSSAPSSPSSCSTSPRRMGTGYREDEEGSHAGNNRVGNKAGGDGVSSTSSSLAQSLLSAPPSAPLHRLSSSPRLYDDDQREGLDTEIYDPFQPTEGEGLPGIAAGDEGDKYDPFEPTGSPASEKEMDGEQDGEEESSFNSIRIACDIKDTKEVELETAPEDEGPPPDSTEAVERLLVSQHTATQVNRIKHMRQRAKDRREEDDSEHSEIEEGEIVGVAESRREREIEIRREVLLPSSGSPSFLQGGGLKPERILRVLDGEGFVSVRAEGEWDHQPVPPIGMGDLRRKLTNRRKQRFRSCPSSASISPPPASVLAIPSPSPPASQPQTTEKVRSCRSSKSSKERDRRKLKGQEKEKRKKRKEDKGESERASGENKERDHERRSRREEKEKDRRRSSRSYSQTRKSTQHSTPEPASHSRNTSRHAHSRRSLSSPSEGLHRGRDRDRDRDRDRERDRYRDRRRDNRERERDKDSRMREGRKRDRDEGNRGSSSRERGEAKRRRESSDRRDREKERGRERERDRRRDGRPVVPPSIQDLNGSDLFAIKRTITVTTTPTTTLIPTSPSHAQDRARSPTQGSDKARKRKRKRRRRSDEEEEEEERRSRSRPTSLSPRRYHGYESDRLSDHPEPDMLSLDGEALDSDYPSLEDSPLLPPPPEPPLPSPKLKSTAPKSNRHHQKKSRSRSKKLGQSESSTSSSSHRPKASKSKSLLPSLSSPLSASSGNTASLPLTASSSSAKRVRKTGKEKPSKKESGRSGRSKKLGGSSRKGKLQSKVSVLVREGVSSTTGNSGKMGIDLIGPGGTTGPSVVGGSIAVVFRRDNESRSPFLKPCSEPLSLPGRVKDLNKTGKQRNTLSSLSSTNTTGLKSKKAKPSSTTSTSSSASSPTSSSAAKRRRRPGKKPREKGLAVDGPNAKGANSSALGSGWTGASEIQPLSGIGPKPSSPPSTHPGPTPSSSSSSSSSSSSTSVLPPSSSPPHTPPLSLPPSRDTRESSPDSQTVDSSCKTPEPSFLSEECPVQSQSTLLVPAKSPPSPPPSRGDGISQSVSKLLPLDDQKTSPPCSTSSALAAVSLAHSIPPLSVEPSSSSSASVSSSTVSKPPPPPPPPSAVPPLPWSLQTGVDCTAGGVLALTALLFKMEEANIANRAKAQEFIQATSQILSQANQNQSHSTSSSSISQVPPPPPSHAPPPGPTPAQFILHGSLPLVGCTKTPPSHLHSGLSLGGGCAQTPPPPLPTGLSGAAGGASDMGWDGDSKDPDKYLKKLHTQERAVEEVKLAIKPYYQRKDINKEEYKDILRKAVHKICHSRTGEINPVKVSNLVKLYVQRYKYFRKHGRKMDDEDKEERDSASLHGST